The genomic region CTGCGCATCTATCGTGAGAATAAGGGGTTGACGCAACTTCAATTAGGCGAGGTCCTTGGCGGAATTCCCCGGCAGCACATTTCCAATATGGAGCGTGGACAAAGATCCATCAGCCTGAAAATGGCCAGGAAGCTTTCTTTACTGCTTGGCGCACCGATTGAAAAATTCATTGATTGTGTGAATCCGGGGACACCATACTAGTTTTTTAAGGGAAAAAGAATTGGGGACAGCCACTAATTAATCACGGCAATCGGGGACGGGCTCACATCCTACATGCCCGAAAGAATAGACAGTAATGAAGGTACGTGATATCATAAAGTTGATAGAGGCTGATGGCTGGCATCGAGTAGACACACAAGGAAGTCATCGGTAATACAAACATGCCACAAAAAATGGCAGAGTTACTATCGCTGGACATCCCAATGATGATTTAGCGCCGGGTACCCTGAACAGTGTTTTGAAACAGGCGAAATTGAAGGAGGTAAGGTAACCGATGCGTAGGTTTCTTGTTGTCATTGAAAAGGCGGAAGGTAATTATTCTGCTTACTCCCCCGATTTGCCCGGGTGTATTGCTACCGGACCTAACCATGAGGTGGTTGAGCAAAATATGCATGAGGCGATTGAGATGCATGTGCGTGGATTATTGGAAGATAAGTTGCCTATCCCTGAGACGACTTCCTTTGCAGAATATGTTGCGGTAGGGTAGGAAACAATTGGGGAGTTCCGGGGACATAATACGGATTAATAGTGAAAAAAGAGACAATTAGGGACAGAGCCCCTATTCTATTCGAGTTCCGGATAAACAATTAGTGAGGGCGGAGGGACGCTGTTAACTTATTAACTTATCAACCTATAAAAATGCTACATTTCAAGACTTCCATGAAAATTAAAAGCAAGGAATTCATAAAGACCATCAGTATTGACGGGAATGACCGTCTGAGGATTCGAATTGGCACAGATAAGGGGCAAGTCGTCAATATTATGGTGCAATATGAGGCAAGTATTGCCGGGAAATGCGGGGACGAAATGCGGGGACACCATACTAGTTTTTTAAGGGAAGAGGGGGCAGGTTGATTTTCGAAAATCTGTCCCCTCTTTCTATTGTCCCCTCAGTATTTTCAATTTTCCTTCTTCAGGATGTCACGCGTACCAATCCGGCGAAAGAGTACCTTTCCCGCCTCAAATGGAAAAGTGTATGGTCGCCGAATCCTTCCTATCCTTGACTGCCTTGACGATGCAGGGCAACCCACTCTTTCAGGGCGGCATCAATGCGCGCCTGCCAGCCGGGGCCGGTAGTGCGAAAATACTCCAAGACATCTCGGCTGTAACGAACTGTGACGGGTTCCTTGGTCGGCCTCTTCTGCCCCCCCCTCTGCCCCGGCTTTCGTTTCGGCAATACTGCCAAAAGCTCCGGCGCCAACACCTCCGCAGCAGGTCGGAAACGCTTCATATCTGCCCTGGTCAATTCCCGGACTTCTCCGGATTTATCGGTCAGCGGTTTCATGCTCATAATATCGAACCTCCCTTCTGTTCGCCTTGCGAAAACTGATAATCCTCACACCAGCGTCAATCGGCGTGAAGCAGATTACATGCAACCGCATACCCAGAAATCCCATGGCGATGATCCTGGTTTCCGGGTAATTCTCGCGCCCATCCTCGTAATAGATAGCTGTCTCCCAGTCAAAATCAACCGCTCTATCAAAAGGCAGGGATCGTGACTTGGTGTTCCGTTCACTCTTTGCCGGGTCGAAGGCGATTTTCATGATTTAATCGTAACAACAAATAAACAGATAGTCAAGGACGAATCTCACCACCTGAAGGCAATTAAGGGGCAATTAAGGGGACACCATACTAGTTTTTTAAGGGAAAAGGGGGCAGGTTGAATTTCGAAAATCTGCCCCCTTTTTATGTTGTCCCCCGTAGCATGTGCAATTTCCCTTCTTCAGGATGTCACGCGTGCCATTCTCCAGATGCGTCTGGTATTATCGCGCTGGAAATTGCTGAAGTATTCTTGCTTGCTTTTTATATCCGTTCAAGTATAATGCAGCTATGACGAGTCAAAAAGAAAAACCGCTTGCATGGCTGGGTAGCAGCAAAAAAGACTTGATGACTCTACCCATAGGCGTTCGCAAGTTCTTTGGTCATGCCTTGGACTTACCCAGCGCGGTGAGCAGCACAACGCGGCCAAAGTTCTTAAGGGCTTCGGTGGTGCGGGCGTCTTGGAGATTGTTGAGAATGAGCAAGGAAACACGTACCGTGCTGCATACACCGTCAAGTTCGGGGATGCGGTTTTCGTGTTGCATGTGTTCCAGAAAAAGAGCAAGAGCGGCATTGCGACACCCAAGCCAGACATGGACATCATCCGTGAACGGCTGAAAGTCGCGGAAAAATTTTCACAGGAGATGCGGGATGAATAAGCGAATGATCGATGGCATCGAAGTTGAGATGAGTTCCGGCAATGTCTTTGCCGACGTGGACTTGCCTGACGCGGATAAACTGAAAATAAAATCGGGCCTCGTGATTGAAATCACCAAAGCTGTGCGCAACCTTGGCTTGTCGCAAGAGGAAGCCGGTCGCCGTATGGGGTTGCCTCAACCCAAACTATCCGGCCTGCTTCGTGGTGATTTTTCCAACGTATCAGAGCGCAAATTGATGGATTGCTTAAACCGGTTAGGATACGATATTGAGATCAAGGTTAAACCGGCAGTCGAGCCGCTTGGACATCTGATGCTGGCCGTTGCATGAGGGGAGGGAATAAGGGGACACCTTACTTAATTATTTCTTGACAGGGCAACGGAGTAATGTGAATGGGAGTTCCGGGGACAGCATACTTAATTCCAGAATAGGGGAATTCCGGGGACAGTATACCGAATTACAATTTGAAGGAGATACATTATGCCAACAATTAGTATGTTTTTCGGTATTATTATAAGAATGTATTTAGGCAAGAAAGAACATAATCCACCGCACTTTCATGCGTATTACCAAAATTATAAAGCAATTTTTGATATCAACGTATGCGAAATACTCGAAGGTGAAATGCCTATTAAACAGCGCAAGTTTGTTGAGGCGTGGGCTTAGCTTCACAAAGAGGAATTACTGGCCGACTGGGAATTGGCTGCCAATAGTGAAATCCCTTTTAAAATAGAGCCTCTCAAATAACTGACAAATCGGAGCGGAGATTATGTACTTGAGCGTCAAATATGTGCAACCTCTCGATAATTATAAATTATTATTAACATTCGAAAATGATGAACAAAGAATCTTTGACATGAGTTCCTATATGGAAAAAGGAATCTTTACCGAATTAAAGGATCAGAATTTTTTTAAATCAGTACACGTAGGTTATGACACAATAGAATGGGGCAACGGAGCCGATTTAGATCCTGAATTGTTATATAAGGAAAGCTATCCCTGAGAATTAAGGGTAATTAAGGGGACACCTTAGAACAATTAGGGACGGAGCCCTATTGTTTTGCATCAGGATGCGGATTATAATCGCAAACTTGAAAGACCCCGTAATGAGGACATGAGGAGGTATAATAAATGAGCACAGCAACGGTTAACAGCCTAATCGAGGAATTTATCCACTTGCCACTTGATGATAAGGAATACGCGGCAGAAGTGATCCAGAAGCAGTTGATAGAGGCAAAAAGAGAGGCCATTGCCAAGAGGGCAAAAACAGCAATGGCCGGTTTCAGGAAACAGACGACCAAGTCCGGAACGGTGAAAGAGTTATACAAGGATCTGGAAAGTGATTAAAATATCCTGGGAGCAAGGGTTCAAGCGGGCTTACCGAAAGAAGGTAAAGATAGATGCTGAACTCAAGGGCAGATTTTGGGAAGCTGCGGAAATATTTGAGAAAGATCCTTTTCACCCACGCTTGAGAACTCATAAATTGACAGGCAAGCTTGAAGGGCTATGGGCGTTCAGCGTCAGCTTTGATTGCCGGGTAATCTTTAATTTTGTAAGCAAAGCCGAAGTCCTTCTGATTGATATTGGCGGACATGACGAAGTTTATTGATTCCGGGAAAACAAAAAAAGGATTGGGGACAGCCACTAGGGGAATCCGGGGACATAATACCAATTAAGAAATAAAGGAGATTTATTTTGGGTGCAGACGGAAGCGGTTCAGTCATTGTTTCCCCGTGTTAGAATGGGTTGATTATGATCGGCATTGAAGAAAAGATTGAAATCCTGAAAAAACTTAAGCCAGAACTGCAAAAACATTACGGGGTAAGCTCTCTGGGGGTTTTTGGTTCCTTTGTACAAGGAAAGCAAAGACGAAAGAGTGACCTTGACATCCTGGTTGATTTTGAAAAAGTTCCAACATTTTTTGGGTTTATCCGTCTTGAGAGATTTCTGAGCAAAGAGCTTAACATAAAGGTAGACCTCGTTATGAAGAGTGCTCTGAAACCAACTATCGGGGAACATATCCTTCATGAAGTTGTGCATGTATGAGTAAGGAGAAAGACTATACCGACATCCATGATAAGTAATGTCAAGGGGAAAACGGAGATTTCCCCTGACCTCCCGGATTGATGTCCTCCTGGTGGTTTTTCACTGCAACCCGGGAGGCGCTGAAAAAACTGTAGTATAACATTGCAACGAGGAGGATAGTACCATGGGGAACAATATCAAAATTTTTGGATTCGCGGGCAGTCTTCGTAAGCAGTCGTATAATAAGGCCATTCTGCGCGTGGCGGCCAATCTCAACTTGCAGGATATCACGGTCGAGACCTTCGACCTGGAGGGGATTCCGCCCTTCAATCAGGATCTGGAGAACCAGCCGCCTGACAGAGTCAAGGAGTTCAAAAGCAAGATCAAGGCGGCCGACGCCATCCTCATTGCGACGCCGGAATACAATTATTCCATCCCCGGGGTTTTGAAGAATGCCCTGGACTGGGCTTCCCGTCCGCACGGCGAAAACGCGCTGGAGGGAAAGCCTGTCGGAATCGTGGGGGCATCCATTGGCATGATGGGGTCATCAAGGGCGCAATATCATTTGCGCCAGTGTTTCGTCTGGCTGAACATGCACCCCCTAAACAAGCCGGAGGTCATGGTATCAACGGCGCAGGATAAGGTTGACCAGGAAGGCAATATTACCGATGCCAAAACCAAGGAAAAAATAGCGGAAATGGTGACGGCGCTGGCGAACTGGAGCAGGAAACTCGGTTTTATTAAATAAAGAATTGGGGACAGCCACCAATTATTAGTGAAAAGGGGACGGATTTATTTTCTTGAATCTGCCCCCTCAGTATCTTCAATTTTCCTTCTTCAGGATGTTAAACAAACAATCATGATTATTTTTCTTGACATATGATTATCTGATCTGCTAAGTAGCCCCCCGTAAGACCGCAGTTCAAAGATGAAAATTATATCATTGCAGCCCCGGGATACACTCGGGGCTTTTTTTTGCGGTACACAGAAAGAAGGAATAAATGGAGTTCAATGTATTTGCTTTACACCCCGACGTCGCGGCCGGGGTTGCGGTGGCGGGCTACAGTAAGCCCACGCCGATTCAGGAGCAGGCGATCCCGCCGGTCCTAAAAGGACGCGACGTAATGGGATTGGCGCAGACCGGCACCGGCAAGACGGCGGCCTTTGTGCTGCCTATTCTTAACCGCCTGATGCAGGGCGGCAGAAAAAAGGTGCGGGCACTTATCGTCGCCCCGACCCGCGAACTGGCCGAACAGACCCACGCTGCCATCGGTGTTCTGGGGCGGCAGACGCGTCTTAAGAGCGTCACCATCTACGGCGGCGTCGGTTTCGGCCCCCAGGTGGAAAAGCTTAAACGGGGAGTGGAGATCATTGTTGCCTGCCCGGGGCGGCTCCTCGATCATCTCGGTCGGGGGACTATTGACCTTTCGCTGGTGGATATACTGGTGCTCGACGAGGCCGATCACATGTTCGATATGGGCTTTTTGCCCGATATCAGACGCATCCTGGCCTATCTCCCGAAGCAGCGGCAGACGCTTCTCTTCTCGGCCACCATGCCGCAGGAGATCCGTCATCTGGCCTGCGATATTCTGAGGGACCCGGTTACCATCCAGGTGGGCGAGACCGCGCCGGTGGATACGGTAAACCATGCCCTTTACCCGGTGGCCCCGCATCTGAAGACCCCGCTGCTCCTGGAGATTTTGCATAATACGGCAACCAAATCGGTGCTCGTCTTTGCCCGCACCAAGCATCGCACGAAGCGCCTGGCGGAACAAATAGTCAAGGCCGGCCATAAGGCGGCCTCTTTGCAGGGCAATCTTTCCCAGTCGCAGCGGGAAGCGGCGATGGGCGGCTTCCGCGATGGCCGGTTCCAGATCCTCGTGGCAACGGATATTGCCGCCCGCGGCATAGACGTGACGAATATTTCCCACGTCATCAATTATGATATCCCCAATACCACGGATGCCTATATCCATCGCATTGGCAGGACCGGTCGCGCCACCCGGACCGGCGACGCCTATACTCTGGTTACGGGTGAAGACAAGTTGATGGTGCGGGCGATAGAGAAAGTTCTGGGCAGTCCGATTGAACGCCGCACCGTGGACGGCTTTGATTACGACTTGAACGCGTCCCGCAATGAAAACGAATTTTTCCGTGAGCCGCACGTGCCGGTCCGCCGGTACGGTGAGGAAAGAAAAAATAGCCGACCGGGAAGCCAGAGAGCCCCAAGAGCAGCCAATGGCGCACGGCCAAGCGCTCTGGGTGGTAAAGAGACGCCTGAGAAAACCTTTACGAAATTTGGCGGTAATAGAGCGGGAATGGCACCCCGGAGGCGCAGCTTTTAGTAAGTGAGAATTTGCATATCCCGCTTATCGGGATATGCAACAATCAACTCTAATCTCCATGTCCTCCCTATGCTCTCTCGATGCTCCAGGTGGTGGCGGTGGGAGAGTCTTTAAGAAAGACGTTTTTTGCTGCCAGGGTCTTTCTTATTTCATCGGCCTTGCCCCAGTCCCTGGCTGTCCGGGCGGCGTTTCTGGCCTCGATCAGCCGTTCTATTTCCGGAACGTCAAGTCCCAGCTTGCGGACCTCCCTTTCCCTGTCCTGCAGAAAATAGTCGTTGGTTTCCTTTTGGAAGAATCCCAGTACTCCGCCCACTTCCTGAAAAAATTGCTGCGCCTCATGCAGGACAAAAATAGTCTCCGGGGCCGTAAGAGAAGGTTTGGCAGCTAAATAACTGTTGATCAGCCTGGTCGCATCAAACAGGCAACTAACGGCGCGGGCGGTATTGAAATCATCGTCCATGGCTTCCACAAACTTCTCGCGTTGGGCGTTGATCTTGCCAATTGTTTCGGCATGTTTACCCGCTAATTCCATCGGGAGGGAGGGAGCCGTCGGTCTGTCCACAAGGATGTCCTGGATTGTTTTCCTGACGGCGTAAAGCCGGTTCATGCCCTGCCTGGCTTCCGCCAGAGAAGTGTCGGTGTAATCTACGGGGCTGCGGTAGTGGTTTTGCAGGATAAAGAGTCGCAGTACCTCGGGATGATAGGCCTCAAGCATGTCCCGGATGGTAAAAAAGTTGCCCAGGGATTTGGACATCTTCTCACTGTTGACGCGGACAAAGCCGTTATGGAGCCAGTAGTTGGCCAGTGGCTTGCCCGTCGCCCCTTCGGACTGGGCGATTTCATTTTCATGATGCGGAAAAATCAGGTCTTCGCCGCCGCCGTGGATGTCGAAGGTATCCCCGAGGAAGCGCTGGCTCATGACGGAGCATTCGATATGCCAGCCCGGTCGCCCATGTCCCCAGGGGCTATCCCACCACGGTTCTCCTTCCTTGCTGGCCTTCCAGAGAGCGAAGTCCAAGGGGTTGACCTTTTTTTCATTCACGTCCACTCGGGCTCCGGCCAGCATGTCTTCAAGGCTGCGGCCGGCCAGTTTGCCGTAGTTTTTGAATTTTTCCACGGCAAAGTAGACGTCGCCTCCGATCACGTAAGCCAGATCGTTGGCGATAAGTTTATTGACCAGAACTATCATCCCCGCGATATGTTCCGTGGCCCGCGGCGTATGGTCCGGTCGGCCCACACCCAGGGCGTCCATATCTGCGTCATGCGCGGCGATGTATTTCTCTGAGATGGCGAAAATATCAGCGCCGGCAGCTTTGGCCTTGTCAATGATCTTGTCGTCCACATCGGTAAAATTTTTAATATATGTCACCTCAAAGCCGCGGTAGCGTAGATACTTGGCAATCACGTCGAAGACCAGGGCGGACCGGGCGTGTCCGATGTGGCATAAGTCATAAGCCGTGATCCCGCAGACGTAGATGCCTGCCTTTCCTGCGACGAGGGGGATGAACGGTTCTTTTTGCCTGGTGATGGTATTGTATAATTTAAGGGGCATGGGTATCCTCCTGAAAAATTTCGACAGATCAGGGGAAAAGCGGCATCATCTCTAATCCGCAATCCTCGGCAAAGCCGCACATAATATTCATGTTCTGGATGGCCAGCCCGGCGGCGCCTTTGACGAGATTGTCAATGGCCGCAATAACGACTACCCGGTTGGTACGTGCGTCAACAACCAGCCCGAGGTGGCAGAAATTGGTGCCCCGCACGGACGATATATTGGGCAAGGCACCATCGGGATAGATGGTGACAAATTTTTCGCGGCGGTAAAAATCACGGTAAAGTGCCAGCAGTTCGTCAGCGGTGGCTTTTTTAGCCAGCCCCGCATAGATCGTGCTCAAAATGCCACGGCTCACGGGCAAAAGATGGGGGGTGAAGGAAATGGTAATCTGCTTGCCGGCCAAAAGCGACAGTTCCTGTTCCATCTCCGGCGTGTGCCGGTGCCGCCCGACATTGTAGGCATTGAAGCTTTCGGCAACCTCGCAGTACAGGCTTCCCACCTTTGCTTCCCGTCCCGCTCCGCTCACCCCCGATTTGGAATCCACAATTATGGATGTATGATCAATGTAATTCCCTTTCAGCAGGGGGGCCAGGCCCAGAATCACGCTGGTGGGATAGCAGCCGGGATTGGCGATGAAGTTGCCGGCGGCGATGGCCGAACGATATAATTCCGGTAGCCCGTAAACAGCCTGCGGGAGCAATCCGGCTGACGTATGCTTTCCGTACCACTTTTCATAGGTAGTGACATCATGGATCCGAAAATCGGCGCTCAAGTCTATTACTTTTACCCCGGCGGCGTGGAAGACTGGGGCTGCCTGCATCGAAATGCTGTGAGGGAGGGCCAGAAAAACAACGTCGCAGAGCCCGGCTAATTCCTCAGGCGTATGGTCGGCAAAAACAAGGTCAGTTAGTCCCTGAAAGCCCGGAAAAACCTGGGGCAGGGGAAGCCCCTTGTATTGCCGGGAGGTAATGGCCACGATTTCCGCCTGCGGGTGGCGCAGTAATAGCCTTAGCAGTTCCTGACCCGTGTACCCGCTTGCTCCATAAATACCTGCTTTTACCATGATCCGTCCTCCGCCTTCAAGCCACTGTTATTCCAAAAAAAAGGAGGCCAGAGGCCTCCTTTTCCTGAATTTTATCTCTTGGAAAACTGGAAGCGTTTCCTGGCTCCCGGCTGTCCGTATTTCTTTCTTTCCTTATTGCGCGGGTCGCGGGTCAGGAATCCGCCCTTCTTGAGGATCGGCCGGAGTTCAATATTATATTCCAGCAGGGCTTTGGAAATGCCGTGCTTTACAGCGCCAGCCTGTCCGGATACTCCCCCGCCGGACACGTTGACGAACAGGTCGAACTTATCTTTATTGCCCGTAATTTCAAAAGGTTGCCTGATAAGCATCTTCAGGCTGTCCCGGGTAAAGTAATCGTCGAAATTCCTCTTATTTACGAGGATGGCGCCGCTGCCTTCCTTCATGTAAACCCTCGCGACAGCGTATTTCCTTCTGCCGGTAGCATAGTAGCGTTTTTCCGTCATCGTGTCTCCAGTTCTTAGATATTCATAACTTTTGGGCACTGGGCATCATGCGGATGCCCTCCTCCCGCATAGACCTTCAGCTTTTTCAGCATGGCCCGTCCCAGGGAATTCTTCGGAAGCATTCCTTTCACGGCGAAACGCAAGATATTTTCAGGCTTTATCTGCAGCATTTTCCCCGCCGGAGTTTCCCTGAGCCCACCCGGGTAGCCGGAATAAGTATAGTAGATCTTATCGGTAAGTTTCTTGCCGGTCAGGGCGATCTTCTCGGCATTGACGACGATCACAAAATCACCGGCATCCGTGTAGGGCGTATAAATGGGTTTGTCCTTGCCGCGCAGGCAGGAGGCAATCTTTGTGGCCAGCCTTCCCAGGATCAATCCCTCGGCGTCCACAACCCACCAACCCTTGTTCATATCTTCTTTTCTTGCATTATATGTCTTCATATTACCACCAGGATCCGAAAATTAGGAAGAGCACTTCTATGCAATTAAATGACTTTTGTCAAGGAAAAAGCATAGGCCTCGTTACTTTTTATTTTCACGGCTCATTCCTCTGATTATTCGGCGCGCTTAATGTTCCCGCGGGCCAGGGATGCAAAGATGCCGCCGCAACACATCAGGGCAAAAATAACGAAAGATATGCGCATGCTGTCCAGAAATTGCCCGTGATTGCCGGGGACGATCGCCGCTTTTCCCAAAAACATGGACATCGTCATCATCACGATTCCCATGGAAAATGTCATCCCCAGTTGACGCATGGTACTCAAAGTCGCGCTTGCCACACCATAAACTTGACGGTCCACGGAACTCATCACGGCATTAGTATTGGGTGAGGAGAAGAGGGCAAACCCGAAGCCAAGAATCATCAGGCAGGTCAAGACATAAAATAAAGCAGACTTACCGTCCAGAAAAGCCATCATTATCAATCCGAGCAGGGTGAAGCCCATGCCCCATGAGGACAGCAGGCGCGGTTCTATCCGGTCCGAAAGCCGCCCGATCACCGGGGAGAAAACCGCCATGACTACCGGTTGGGCGACCAGAATCAAGCCGGCGAACTGGGGTGTCAGCGCCTTGATGTCCTGTAAATAAAAGCTCAGCAGAAAGGTAACTGCAAAAGTAGCGGCATAGTTGATCAGTGCGGCGAGGTTGGAAAAGGCAAAGACGGCATTATGACGGAAGAGATTAATATCAACGATCGGCTGGTCTGTCCTCATTTCGAAAAATACAAAGAAAATAATGTCTAAAATTCCGGCGCCGATCAGGCTGGCGCCGCTGCTTGAAGGCAAGGAAGAAAAACCGTACATGATCGCTATAAGCCCGCCTCCGAGCAAAAACGCGCCGAGCAAATCAAACTTCTCCCCCTGCGCTTTCTTTTGGTCGCCTTCAAACGAAAAATGAGTTACCGCCAGGAGAGCCAGGCTGAGCGGTATATTCAACCAGAAGATGAATCGCCAGCCGAGATAATGGGTGATGATACCTCCCAGAAACGGTCCGGCCGAGAGACCGCAATATGTCGCCGCCGTGGCGAGACCAAGAACACGACCCCGTTCGCTTATCGGTACGGCCGCTAACATAATCGGAATTACCGTAGCGTAAATCATTGCCGCAGATATCCCCTGCAAAACACGGCAGGCAATGATCATGGCACCGGAATGAGCCATGGCGATTAAAAGTGAAGCCACGAGCAGCAGGCATAAGCCCGCTACAAAGATTTTCTTCCGGCCGTAGATATCGCCCAGCCTGCCGAAGGGGATCATGAGCGGTGCGATAGCCAGCAACAGGGAAGTGCTGATCCATCCGAGGAAGATTGTGCCCATGGCGAACTCCAGCCCGATAGAAGGAAGAGCCACATTGACCGACGATGCCATAAAAGGGCCGTGGAAACAACTCAGGATGGCAACGATGAGGGCGGCCCGCTGGGATTTTTTCATTGTTTCCATACCATCAAATAACTTTCTTCATCGCGGCAATGGCAACTTCAATCTGATCATCGGTCGGTTCTCGGGTGGTAATTTTTTGAAACAGCAATCCCGGCCAGCTTAAGATTTGCACCCAGCGCCAATCCATGCGTTTGCCCGTAAAGCGGATGACCTCGTAGGAAATACCGGCCACAACGGGCATAAGCAGCAGCTTATAGAGAATGCGGTGCAGAAAATCAGGGCGACCCAGAAGCGAGAAGACGAGGATGGAGACAATCATGACGACGAGGATGAAACTTGTGCCGCAGCGGGGATGACGGGTTGAATAATTCCTCACATTTTCGACGGTTAACTCCTGTCCGTGTTCCCAGGCGAATACCGTCTTATGTTCGGCGCCATGATACATGAAGACACGTCGCATATCTTCCATCAGTAAGGTGGCGCCCAGAAAACAGAGAAATAGCGACAGGCGGATGCAGCCTTCGATGATATTTAAAAGAATGGTATTTGATACCACGCTTCGCAATAGAGAAAAGCAATAGGCCGGCACAATAATAAAAAAGAATAACGACGTGGCGAAGCTGATCAATATCGAAATGGTCAGTTGCCAGGCTTGCGGTTTCACTTCATCTTCCGTGAGGGCCACTTCGGCGGAAAACAATAAAGTTTTCATCCCGATGATCATCATTTCGATGAGCGTGACTGAGCCGCGGACAAACATCAGTCCCAGTAATTTATAACGTTTGGTAACGGGAATATAGTCCCGTTCCTGAAAAATAATTTCTTTATTCGGTTTTCTTACGGCGGCGGCAATTTTATTCCCGTGCCGCATCATGACGCCTTCAATGATGGCTTGC from Deltaproteobacteria bacterium harbors:
- a CDS encoding NAD(P)H-dependent oxidoreductase, coding for MGNNIKIFGFAGSLRKQSYNKAILRVAANLNLQDITVETFDLEGIPPFNQDLENQPPDRVKEFKSKIKAADAILIATPEYNYSIPGVLKNALDWASRPHGENALEGKPVGIVGASIGMMGSSRAQYHLRQCFVWLNMHPLNKPEVMVSTAQDKVDQEGNITDAKTKEKIAEMVTALANWSRKLGFIK
- a CDS encoding BrnT family toxin, encoding MKIAFDPAKSERNTKSRSLPFDRAVDFDWETAIYYEDGRENYPETRIIAMGFLGMRLHVICFTPIDAGVRIISFRKANRREVRYYEHETADR
- a CDS encoding DEAD/DEAH box helicase, with amino-acid sequence MEFNVFALHPDVAAGVAVAGYSKPTPIQEQAIPPVLKGRDVMGLAQTGTGKTAAFVLPILNRLMQGGRKKVRALIVAPTRELAEQTHAAIGVLGRQTRLKSVTIYGGVGFGPQVEKLKRGVEIIVACPGRLLDHLGRGTIDLSLVDILVLDEADHMFDMGFLPDIRRILAYLPKQRQTLLFSATMPQEIRHLACDILRDPVTIQVGETAPVDTVNHALYPVAPHLKTPLLLEILHNTATKSVLVFARTKHRTKRLAEQIVKAGHKAASLQGNLSQSQREAAMGGFRDGRFQILVATDIAARGIDVTNISHVINYDIPNTTDAYIHRIGRTGRATRTGDAYTLVTGEDKLMVRAIEKVLGSPIERRTVDGFDYDLNASRNENEFFREPHVPVRRYGEERKNSRPGSQRAPRAANGARPSALGGKETPEKTFTKFGGNRAGMAPRRRSF
- the rpsI gene encoding 30S ribosomal protein S9; this encodes MTEKRYYATGRRKYAVARVYMKEGSGAILVNKRNFDDYFTRDSLKMLIRQPFEITGNKDKFDLFVNVSGGGVSGQAGAVKHGISKALLEYNIELRPILKKGGFLTRDPRNKERKKYGQPGARKRFQFSKR
- a CDS encoding type II toxin-antitoxin system YafQ family toxin, which produces MIKISWEQGFKRAYRKKVKIDAELKGRFWEAAEIFEKDPFHPRLRTHKLTGKLEGLWAFSVSFDCRVIFNFVSKAEVLLIDIGGHDEVY
- the cysS gene encoding cysteine--tRNA ligase; translation: MPLKLYNTITRQKEPFIPLVAGKAGIYVCGITAYDLCHIGHARSALVFDVIAKYLRYRGFEVTYIKNFTDVDDKIIDKAKAAGADIFAISEKYIAAHDADMDALGVGRPDHTPRATEHIAGMIVLVNKLIANDLAYVIGGDVYFAVEKFKNYGKLAGRSLEDMLAGARVDVNEKKVNPLDFALWKASKEGEPWWDSPWGHGRPGWHIECSVMSQRFLGDTFDIHGGGEDLIFPHHENEIAQSEGATGKPLANYWLHNGFVRVNSEKMSKSLGNFFTIRDMLEAYHPEVLRLFILQNHYRSPVDYTDTSLAEARQGMNRLYAVRKTIQDILVDRPTAPSLPMELAGKHAETIGKINAQREKFVEAMDDDFNTARAVSCLFDATRLINSYLAAKPSLTAPETIFVLHEAQQFFQEVGGVLGFFQKETNDYFLQDREREVRKLGLDVPEIERLIEARNAARTARDWGKADEIRKTLAAKNVFLKDSPTATTWSIERA
- the rplM gene encoding 50S ribosomal protein L13, which gives rise to MKTYNARKEDMNKGWWVVDAEGLILGRLATKIASCLRGKDKPIYTPYTDAGDFVIVVNAEKIALTGKKLTDKIYYTYSGYPGGLRETPAGKMLQIKPENILRFAVKGMLPKNSLGRAMLKKLKVYAGGGHPHDAQCPKVMNI
- a CDS encoding helix-turn-helix transcriptional regulator — encoded protein: MNKRMIDGIEVEMSSGNVFADVDLPDADKLKIKSGLVIEITKAVRNLGLSQEEAGRRMGLPQPKLSGLLRGDFSNVSERKLMDCLNRLGYDIEIKVKPAVEPLGHLMLAVA
- a CDS encoding type II toxin-antitoxin system HicB family antitoxin, producing the protein MRRFLVVIEKAEGNYSAYSPDLPGCIATGPNHEVVEQNMHEAIEMHVRGLLEDKLPIPETTSFAEYVAVG
- a CDS encoding DUF2442 domain-containing protein; the protein is MYLSVKYVQPLDNYKLLLTFENDEQRIFDMSSYMEKGIFTELKDQNFFKSVHVGYDTIEWGNGADLDPELLYKESYP
- the argC gene encoding N-acetyl-gamma-glutamyl-phosphate reductase, producing MVKAGIYGASGYTGQELLRLLLRHPQAEIVAITSRQYKGLPLPQVFPGFQGLTDLVFADHTPEELAGLCDVVFLALPHSISMQAAPVFHAAGVKVIDLSADFRIHDVTTYEKWYGKHTSAGLLPQAVYGLPELYRSAIAAGNFIANPGCYPTSVILGLAPLLKGNYIDHTSIIVDSKSGVSGAGREAKVGSLYCEVAESFNAYNVGRHRHTPEMEQELSLLAGKQITISFTPHLLPVSRGILSTIYAGLAKKATADELLALYRDFYRREKFVTIYPDGALPNISSVRGTNFCHLGLVVDARTNRVVVIAAIDNLVKGAAGLAIQNMNIMCGFAEDCGLEMMPLFP
- a CDS encoding BrnA antitoxin family protein, yielding MSMKPLTDKSGEVRELTRADMKRFRPAAEVLAPELLAVLPKRKPGQRGGQKRPTKEPVTVRYSRDVLEYFRTTGPGWQARIDAALKEWVALHRQGSQG
- a CDS encoding helix-turn-helix transcriptional regulator — its product is MQAVVKTPRIEISVRGTAIPPRLMDVLREEYGPELSLVEDDGDDLVDVFETQWYRGVKEKMTPGTYLRIYRENKGLTQLQLGEVLGGIPRQHISNMERGQRSISLKMARKLSLLLGAPIEKFIDCVNPGTPY
- a CDS encoding nucleotidyltransferase family protein, with the protein product MIGIEEKIEILKKLKPELQKHYGVSSLGVFGSFVQGKQRRKSDLDILVDFEKVPTFFGFIRLERFLSKELNIKVDLVMKSALKPTIGEHILHEVVHV